One part of the Glycine soja cultivar W05 chromosome 11, ASM419377v2, whole genome shotgun sequence genome encodes these proteins:
- the LOC114376740 gene encoding U4/U6.U5 tri-snRNP-associated protein 2-like — MASKREREASDRVEDEGVDNESKRQRLDEDSSPSPPPVSIANPLSGLANNYADIDEEEDYVRRERGSINERRNDGSQHNGHKKYGEADDSDEEDDSHEQFSGRNRQVEVRKDCPYLDTVNRQVLDFDFEKFCSVSLSNLNVYACLVCGKYYQGRGKKSHAYTHSLEAGHHVYINLRTEKVYCLPDGYEINDPSLDDIRNVLNPRFAAKEVEQLDKNKQWSRALDGSSYLPGMVGLNNIKETDFVNVTIQSLMRVTPLRNFFLIPENYQHCKSPLVHRFGELTRKIWHTRNFKGQVSPHEFLQAVMKASKKRFRIGAQSDPVEFMSWLLNTLHADLKTSKKNTSIIYECFQGELEVVKEIPNKVISDKKENNAEKLSDGVNERYAFVKETSKMPFLMLGLDLPPPPLFKDVMEKNIIPQVPLFNILKKFDGETVTEVVRPHIARMQYRVTRLPKYMILHMRRFTKNNFFVEKNPTLVNFPVKNLELKDYIPLPTPKENEKLRTKYDLIANVVHDGKPGEGFYRVFVQRKSEELWYEMQDLHVSETLPHLVALSETYMQIYEQQQ, encoded by the exons ATGGCAtcgaaaagggaaagggaagcGAGTgatagagtagaggatgaagggGTTGATAATGAGTCGAAAAGGCAGAGGCTGGATGAGGATTCTTCCCCCTCTCCTCCTCCTGTGTCCATTGCAAATCCTCTTTCTGGGTTGGCCAATAATTATGCTGACATTGATGAGGAGGAAGATTATGTTAGAAGGGAAAGGGGTTCTATAAATGAGAGGAGGAATGATGGGTCCCAGCATAATGGGCATAAGAAATATGGAGAGGCTGATGATAGTGATGAAGAAGATGATTCACATGAACAATTTAGTGGAAGAAATCGCCAGGTTGAGGTTCGGAAGGACTGTCCTTATCTCGATACTGTTAATAGACAG GTTTTGGATTTTGACTTTGAAAAATTCTGTTCTGTCTCCCTCTCGAATTTAAATGTGTATGCATGTTTGGTTTGTGGGAAGTATTACCAAGGGAGAGGAAAGAAGTCTCATGCATATACACATAGTCTGGAAGCAGGACATCACGTCTATATCAATCTCCGCACTGAAAAAGTCTACTGTCTTCCTGATGGTTATGAAATTAATGATCCTTCATTAGATGACATTCGAAATGTCTTAAATCCAAG ATTCGCTGCAAAAGAAGTTGAACAACTTGACAAAAATAAGCAGTGGTCTAGGGCTCTTGATGGTTCTAGTTACCTTCCTGGAATG GTGGGACTTAATAATATCAAGGAGACTGATTTTGTGAATGTAACAATTCAATCCTTAATGAGAGTTACCCCCTTGaggaatttttttcttatcccTGAAAATTATCAACACTGCAAATCTCCACTTGTTCATCGATTTGGTGAACTCACTAGGAAAATCTGGCATACACGGAACTTTAAAGGACAG GTCAGCCCACACGAGTTTCTACAAGCAGTGATGAAAGCCAGTAAAAAAAGGTTTCGGATAGGTGCACAATCTGATCCAGTAGAGTTCATGTCATGGCTACTTAATACGCTACATGCAGATCTTAAGACTTCAAAGAAGAATACAAGCATAATATATGAGTGTTTTCAG GGTGAACTTGAGGTTGTGAAAGAGATTCCTAACAAAGTGATCTCtgataagaaagaaaacaatgCTGAGAAACTTTCAGATGGGGTGAATGAGCGATATGCATTTGTCAAAGAAACTTCAAAAATGCCATTTCTAATGTTAGGGTTGGACTTGCCACCACCTCCTCTTTTCAAGGATGtgatggaaaaaaatataataccaCAG GTTCCACTTTTTAACATACTAAAGAAGTTTGATGGTGAAACTGTCACGGAGGTGGTCCGTCCTCATATAGCAAGGATGCAGTATCGTGTTACCAGATTGCCCAAGTATATGATTCTTCATATGCGCCGgtttactaaaaataatttttttgttgaaaagaaTCCTACGTTAG TCAACTTTCCTGTGAAGAACCTGGAGTTGAAGGATTACATTCCCTTGCCAAcaccaaaagaaaatgagaaattgcGAACTAAATATGATTTGATTGCTAATGTTGTTCATGATGGCAAACCTGGTGAAGGATTCTATAGGGTATTTGTGCAACGCAAATCAGAAGAACTATG GTACGAGATGCAGGATTTGCACGTCTCTGAAACACTTCCTCATTTGGTTGCACTTTCAGAAACTTATATGCAGATTTATGAACAGCAGCAGTAA